The window GGGCGATGGTGTGCATGCTGATGCCGCCACAGCGACACTGACTGCGAGCAGGGCAAACCCTCGCGATTGAGGAGTTCCAAAGAGCTTCACAGGGTATCCTTCCTGGGGCTGAGCCGGACTTTGCCTCCAGTTTAGTCAGTGGCCGGGCATAGTATTGCCGATGTGAGGCAGGAAGCATTCGGTGGCGCTCAAAGCGCAGGCAGCAAGCCGCCCCGCAGCGCCGGAGACGCCCTGCGGGAAATGCGGCGAACCAGCATACTTCACGTGGACATGGACGCCTTCTTCGTCTCCGTGGAACTGCGGAGCCGCCCCGAACTTCGAGGCAAGCCGGTCATTGTCGGGTTCCCAGCGGAGCGGTCCGTGGTGCTCTCTGCTTCCTACGAGGCCCGGGCCACAGGCGTGAAATCGGCCATGCCGATGTCCATTGCCATGAGGCGGTGTCCATCGGCGGTGATCATCAACCCCCGGCACAAAGAGTATTACGAGGTCTCAGCCCGGCTCATGGAGATCTTTGCCTCCATTACCGACCTCGTTGAGCCGTTGAGTGTGGACGAGGCCTTCCTGGATGTGAGCGGCGCAATTCGTCGTCTGGGCTCACCAATGGACATCGGCCACCTCATTCGCCGCAGGGTTCAGTCGGAACTTGGCATCACGGCATCCGTGGGTATCGCCAGCACCAAGTTCGTGGCCAAGATCGCATCAACCAGGTGCAAACCTGATGGCATTCTCCAGATCGATGCCGAGGACTCCGTCCCTTACCTCCACAGTCTTCCCGTAGGCGCCTTGTGGGGGGTTGGCGGAAAGACGGCCGAAGTCTTGTCCCGTCTGGGCATTCGTACCGTTGCCGATGTCGCAGCAACCCCGCTGGCATCGCTCAAAAAGGTCCTGGGAGCAAGCGGTGAGCATGTTCACCGCTTGTCCATGGGTATCGACCCGCGGCCCGTAACTCCGGCCAGGCTTGAGAAAAGTATCGGGGCGGAGGAGACGTTCTCCATCGATACAGGGGACCAAGCATTACTGCTCAGGGAATTGCTGCGTCTCTCGCACCGTACCGCCATCCGACTCAGGAGCTCGGGGATGCTGGCCAGGACTGTGGCATTGAAGCTGCGGTACTCGGACTTCTCAACGGTCACACGCAGCCGCACGGTTCAGACCCCCGTGGACAGCGCCCAATTGATCTACCAGGTGGCCGTGCAACTCCTTGAATCCTTGGGCAACCGATCCATGAGTGTCCGGTTGGTGGGGGTGCGGGCCGAACAATTGGAACCTGCCGGCCAGACGTCGCTGCAATTGAGCCTAGATCGGCGGGACGATAACTGGCGGGCGGCCGAACAGGCACTGGACCGTGTCTCCGAGCGATTCGGGTCTAAAACGCTTCTTCCAGCGCGGTTGCTGGAGCCCGGGAAGCCCGCAACGGACACCTGACGCGCGCACGTTTTGCCAGCAGTGTTCAGGGCGTCTTTCAGAACGGCGTCGGACAAACTATCCTATTTATTACAGAGATTTAGATCGTCTGGACAAACTGTTTCCTGAACAGTCGGCCCCGAGATGCCCGCTGAACCAAGAGGGGATTTTTGGGGAACGATTTTCTTGGTCCGATCGTTGTTGGAAACAGACGCACAGGAAGCGTTGTGTCCAGACGCTGGCTGACTAAAGGAGGTCGCGATGCCCCTCTCGGAGCATGAACAGAAGCTGCTTGAGCAACTTGAAAAGCAACTTCATGAGGACGATCCGAAGTTCGCCAACACCATGGGTTCGGATCCCATCCGCAGCTGGTCTACCCGGCATGTGATCATAGGTGTGCTTGGTGCCATTGCCGGCATCCTTCTCCTGCTGGTTGGAGTATCACTGCAGGCGATACCTGTGGGTGTCCTCGGTTTCGTCGTCATGGGTGCTGGCGTCTATTTCGCTACGTTGCGTGGCGCGGCCTTCGGCAAAGCCAATAAGGGGAAACCCGGCAAGAGCAAGCCCAAGAGTTCGTTCATGAGCAGCCTGGAAGAACGCTGGGACGAACGGCGTCGGGACGACCACTGACGGCCCGCTTCGGATCAGTGGCCGGCAGCCCCAGCCTCTCCTGAGTCAACCATGCCCCTGAGGTTCCACGGGACATAACGAAAGACCCGCGCTGCGGGTCTTTTCGCATTTAAAGGCAGGCATCCACCAGCAAGAAGTGCCAGTCCACTTCCCCATCCTGTGGCTCTCCGCCGGGTCCTCCACTTTCCACCCTTTCCTTCGCTTTTCCCCTTTTGCTGTGGACCAGGCCCGATATTGCCGGCGCCGGAGCACGGAATCGGGGACCCTGGCGCGGGCGACCTTGCCCTGCCGCATCGGCTCCTCCATTTTCCGCCACCACCCAAGAACCGCGTGAATTCAGGCCGGATGATTCTCAAAGTGGTGGAGAAACGCCTCCCGGTGCGTTGACTGTGGGGCATTGTGGAGTAAAGTGGAGCACATAAGAGGGTAGTGGCAGTGTTGGGAATGTGCGGGCACCTTGATTGAGGGGCGGTGGGGCCAGTGTTTCTGGGTACTCACTCGCCGCGTCTCGATGAAAAAGGCCGGATCATCCTCCCAGCCAAGTTCCGCGAGGAGCTTGCCGATGGATTGGTTCTCACCAGGGGCCAGGAACGCTGCATCTACGTCTTCAGTCAGAAGGAATTCGAGCGCATTCACGAGTCGATGCGGGAGGCACCACTGTCTTCCAAGCAGGCGCGTGACTACATTCGGGTTTTCCTGTCTGGAGCCTCTGATGAGGTACCTGACAAGCAGGGGCGCGTGACGATTCCGCCGGCGCTCCGGACTTACGCAGGGCTTGGGCGGGAATTGGCGGTTATAGGAGCCGGTACCCGGGCCGAGATCTGGGACGCCGAAGCTTGGAATGAATACCTCAATGAGAAGGAAGCAGCCTTCTCGGAAACGGATGACGACAATCTCCCCGGGTTCATCTGACCCCGGTTGGAGAAGGCCGCGGTCCAGCTTCTTGAATGGGATCTCCAGCCGCCCATCGAACTGTCTTCCTGGCTCAACTTCCCCTGAGCCAGGCGGCGGCCGATAGGCGCGGATGGGGATCCGATTCAAGAATCAGCATGTCAGCGATTGAGGAAAGAGGAGGCAGCGTGGAAGAGCAGGACGCGGCAAAGCCCACATCGGAGCGCCACGTGCCCGTCCTGAAAGACCGCTGCATCAATCTGCTCGCTCCCGGCTTTGAAGCTGCCAGGAAACGCGGCGAAACCCCCGTCGCCATCGATGCCACGTTGGGTATGGGTGGACACTCCGAGGCAATGCTGCAGCGTTTCCCGGATCTTCACCTGGTGGGCATCGACCGCGACGAGGAAGCCTTGGCCCTGGCAGGCGCCAGATTGGAACCCTTCTCCGACCGTACTGACCTCGTTCACGCTGTCTATGACGAGATTGAGGACGTCCTGCTGGACCTTGGCATACCCGAAGTCCATGGCATTCTCATGGACCTTGGAGTCTCCTCCCTGCAGCTCGATGAGCGCGAGCGTGGCTTCGCTTACTCGTATGACGCCCCTCTGGATATGCGCATGGACACCAGCCGCGGCCAAACCGCAGCTGATGTGGTCAACAACTACACCGAAGACGAGCTGGTGCGCATCATCCGCAAGTGGGGTGAAGAGAAGTTCGCCGGACGGATCGCCAACCGGATCGTCAATGCCCGCACGGAGAAACCCTTTGCAACCACGGGGGAGCTCGTAGAGCAGATCCGCAGCGTTGTCCCTGCCGCTGCAGCCAAGAGTGGCGGACACCCCGCCAAGCGCACCTTCCAGGCGTTGCGGATTGAGGTCAACGAAGAACTGGATGTCCTGGAACGCGCAGTTCCGGCAGCAGTGGCCGCGACGGCCATGGGCGGTCGGATCGTGGTCATGTCCTACCACTCGCTGGAGGACAAGATCGTGAAGTCAGTCTTCCAATCAGGTTCCAAATCGTCGGCGCCACTTGGCTTCCCGGTGGAGCTTGAAGAACACAAACCCGAATTGAAGACCATCACCAAGGGCACGGAAGTGCCTACGGCAGCAGAAATCGCTGAAAATCCCCGCGCGGCGTCTGCCCGGCTAAGGGCAGTGGAGCGTATCAAACCGAGGAGAGACGCGTGAGCAACGCCGCAGCGAAGACTTTGCCCTCCACGGTGGGCAGCGCCGCCCGTAACCTTTCCGCGCCCGCGGAAAGGGCCGAGCCCGGTCGCAAGGCCCGTACGCCACTGTCGCTGGTACGCAGTGCCCCGGGCAGAAGAAGGACGCCGTTCGTCGTCCTTTGCTTTGTGGCGATGGCTGCCGCTCTCCTGACGGTCCTTGTACTGAACATCTCCGTGTCCACTGCGCAGTATCAGTTGGTGCAGCTGAAAGCGGAGGCTGCCACGCTGAACAAGGAAAACCAGGACCTGACACAGAAGAAGCAGAACTACGAAGCTCCGCAGAACCTGGCCGCGAAGGCTGCAGAATTGGGAATGGTTGCTTCCACAGTCAAGGGTCAGATCGATCTGAACACCATGGCAGTGACCGGTAAGGCATCACCGGCGGTTAAGGGTGATAACCCCGGTGCCCTGCTTGCTCCTCCGGCCGTTGAGGGGTTGATCGATGTGGTTCCGTCGGTGACTACCAAGGACCCGTTGGAAAGCCGCAAGCCGGAGGCAACTCCGGTGGCCCCGGCTGCAACGCCGACTACCCCGGCAGCAACCCCGGCGTCCCCTGCGGCCGCCCCGCCCGTTGAGCTCCACGGGGGATCGGTACCGGCACCCCAGCAAAAGGCTCCAGGGCAGTAGATCGTCAAACCACCGAAGCAGGGCCAGCAGCAAGGAATCAACGTGGCAAAGAACCCCGGCACATCGACAAAAACGAAGACGCCGGCGGCAAGAAAGCGGTTGCGCGTTGGCCTTGGCATCATGCTGACCCTGCTTCTTGTGGTGGGCGGCAAACTCTTCATGGTCCAGGGCCTGGATATGGGCGGGATGGCTGAAGCTGCCCTGGCGAGCCGCCTGACACCGCAAATACTCCCTGCTGAGCGGGGACAGATTGTGGATGCCAATGGCACAGTGCTGGCGAGTAGTGTGATCCGCTACAACATCGTGGTGGACCAGACCGTCAATACCAGCACGGAAACCTTCCACCGCTTCAATGAAAAGACTGAGAAGCTGGACGAGATCACTCGTGATCAGGGGATTGCCGACCTGGCCGGGCTTCTGGGCGCGGATGTAAGCACCATCCGCGAATCGTTGACCGGAGAGAAGCAGTACTTTGTGGTGGCAAAGGACGTCAAGCCGGAGCTGGAAGACCGGATTTCCAAACTCTATATCCCTGGCCTAAGCGCCGAAGGTGTCAGCAAGCGGGTTTATCCCAACGGCAGCGTTGCCGGCGGCGTGGTGGGTTTCCTCAAGGACGGAACCAGCGGTCAAGCCGGCATCGAACAGACCCAGGACGAGATTCTTCGTGGTGTTGAAGGAAAGCGTGTCTTCGAGATCGGTGCTGATGGCCTGAGGATTCCGGTGGCCACGGATGAACTCACCCCGGCCGTTGATGGAAGCGACGTCAAGCTGACACTGAACACGGACATTCAGTACTTTGCCCAACAGGCCATCCAGAGCCAAGTCAACAAGATGAACGCCGAGTGGGGTTCCATCGTTGTGATCGACACCAAGACGGGCAATCTCATTGCCTTGGCTGACACCAATTCGCCGGACCCCAATGACCCCGGGAAAGTTGATGCCAAGGATCGCGGCGTCAGGTCCGTGACGGCAGCGTACGAACCCGGTTCAGTGCAGAAGATGATTACCGCTGCCGCCGTGATCGAAGAGGGGAAGTCCTTTCCCCTGGATCACTTCACGATCCCCACGGCCTACACCATTGATGGGCAGACGTTCACCGACGCGTTCGAGCACGGCACCGAAGAACGTACCCTTGCCGGAATTCTTGGCTGGTCCATGAACACCGGAACCGTGATGGCGGGCAGCAGGCTCACCAAGGAACAACGGTACGACTGGTTGAAGAAATTCGGCATCGGCGAGCAGACGGACATCGGCCTACCCGCGGAAGCCACCGGCATTCTGGCCAAGCCCGAGCAGTGGGACGACCGCCAGCAGTACACGGTGCTTTTCGGGCAAGGTGTCTCCCAATCCACGCTCCAGACCGTGCGCGCCTTCCAAAGCATCGCCAATGATGGCGTGATGCTGCAGCCCAGGCTCATTGACAGCTACATCACCCCGGAGGGCGAGGAACAAAAGGTTCCCGCCAAGGACTCACGCGAGGTGGTTTCCAAGGAAACTGCCCAGCAAGTCCGGGACATCCTGGAAAGCGCCGTGACCGAGGGGCAGATCAAGGATGCAGCCATTGACGGCTACCGTGTGGGGGCCAAGACGGGAACGTCCCAGGCGCCCCGCGAGGATGGCCTGCCCGGGTTCGACGGTTTCACGGCCTCCATGGTTGGCATGGCACCCATGGATGACCCCAGGTTCATCGTGGAGGTGGTCCTCCAGCGCCCCAAGGGAAACATCTATGGCGTCACCAATGGTCCCGTGTTCCGATCAGTGATGTCACAGGTCCTGCGGACCTACAACGTGGCACCGTCCACCGGAACGCCCGCGCGGTTGCCGCAGTTCGTCAAGTAAGCTTCTTGGGCGTCTGTTTCGGCCAAATATCGATCCACCACTAACGGCCCGGGCGCCGCTGGCCCCCAGCCGGTCGTTTCACGAGCACCAACGGAGAACCACGTGTCAGAGCACAATGAGGCAGCTACCAACGCCACGACGCCGGACGCCGGCCAGACCGGCTTTCGTCCCGCATCCGTGGCTGCAGTGCCGTTGGCCACCATCGCGGAAACACTCGGTGTTGCCGTTCCTGATGCCGGTCAGGACAGGGGAGTAACCGGCATTACCCTCAATTCGAGGGCCGTCGAAGCCGGTGACCTTTATATGGCCCTGCCGGGCGCCTCCCGTCATGGTGCGGACTTCGTTCCGCAGGCAATCGAGGCAGGAGCGGTTGCCGTCGTCACGGACGACGACGGGGCGCGCCAACTGGCGCTGGCAGGTGAGCAGCCAGTACCGGTACTCATCGTTGCCGAGCCGCGAACCGCCGTCGGACGCCTGGCTGCCCTGATCTATCGCAGCCAGCCTGCCGATGGCGGGTTCCCGACGCTGTACGGCGTCACCGGCACCAACGGCAAGACCACCACTACCTATTTCATCAACTCCTTGCTGAGTGCTTTGGGTAAGAAGCCTGGCTTGATCGGGACCATCGAGATCCTTGCAGGCGGGCAACCGATCCCCAGTCTCCTCACGACGCCGGAATCCACGGATGTTCATGCGTTGCTGGCACTGATGCGCGAACGGGGATTGGATGCCGCATCCATGGAAGTCTCATCCCACGCCATCTCATTCCACCGCGTGGACGGAGTGATGTTCGACGTCGCCGGATTCACTAATCTGACCCAGGACCACCTGGACCTGCATGGCAGCATGGACGAGTACTTCCGGACCAAGGCTGAACTCTTCACTGCCGGAAGGGCCAGGCACGCCGTGGTCACGGTGGACGACGAGTGGGGCCGCAAGCTGGCCGGTACGGCCGACATCCCTGTCACCACCCTCGCAACCAAGCCCCTCGATGCAGGCAGCCCGGATGCCGACTGGAGGGTTGCGTCCACCGCGGCGCGTGGACTGGGTACGGAATTCGAGCTCAGTCACGCCGACGGACGGACCCTGCGCGTCCACACCGGCCTGCCTGGCGGGTTCAACGTGGCCAACGCAGCCTTGGCCACTCTCATGGTCCTGGCATCCGGGGTTGACGACATGACGCTCCAGGCTGCCTTGGAGACGCACGACCCCTTCACTGTGGCAGTTCCCGGACGCATGCAGCTCGTTTCGGCAGAGCCCGCCTCGGTTGTTGATTTTGCCCACAATCCCGACGCTTTGTCGCGTGCCCTGGAAGCCGTTCGCTCTCCCAAAGAGGGGTCCCGCGTCATCGTTGTCTTCGGGGCAACGGGTCAGCGCGACCAAGGCAAGCGCCCCACCATGGGTGCAATCGCTGCCCGCCTGGCCGACGTCGTGATTATCAGCGATGACGATCCCCACGACGAGGACGCGGCAGCAATCCGGGCCGAGGTCCTCCAGGGTGCCTACGATGCCCGGGATTCCGAGAAATTGAACAGCGAAATTATTGAGTCCTACCCTCGGGATGCCGCCATCAGGCTGGCCGTGGAAATGGCCACCAGCGATGACACCATTCTCATCGCCGGGCGTGGCCACGAGGTGTGGCAAGAGGTCAAGGGCGTAAATCTTGCCCTGGACGACAGAGTGGAGTTGCGGGCCGCCTTGACATCCAAGGGATTCAGCGTTTCAACGGACCAGCGGATAGAGTCCTAAACCGAGATGATTGCACTTACTGCGGCGGAGATCGCCGACATCACCCATGGCCGATTGACCGGAGATCCGGACGTCGTGCCCACTTCCGTCGTCACTGATTCCCGGGAAGCGACGCCCGGATCGATGTATGTGGCCAAACCCGGCGAGCACGCCGATGGACATGACTTCGTTGATGCCGCTTTCGAACGCGGTGCCGTTCTGGTTCTCGCCGAACGTGAAGTGGCCGACGCCGACGGCCGCCCGTATCCCGCCGTCGTGGTTGAGGACGCTGTCCTGGCCATGGGGGCACTGGCCGCGGAGTCCGTGAGCCGCATCCGTGCTGAGCGCAAGAGCCGAGGCGAGGACTTTACTGTCATCGGCATCACTGGTTCCGCGGGGAAAACCACCACCAAGGACCTCCTTGCCGGTGTGCTGTCCACCGCTGGCGCCACTGTGGCACCCCAGGGCTCCTACAACGGCGAGGTGGGCGTCCCGCTCACCGTCTTTGCCGCGGACGCCGGCACCCGCTTCCTGGTGATCGAGATGGGTGCTACGGGTCTGGGCCACATCAAGTACTTGGCTGAGATGGTCAAGCCGGATATCGGCGTGGTCCTCGTGGTTGGCACTGCCCACGCCGGTGAATTCGGTGGTGTGGAGAACATCGCCAAGACCAAAGGCGAACTCGTGGAAGCCTTGAGCGAGCACGGTACGGCCGTGATCAACCTCGATGATGGCCGGGTTGCTGCCATGCGCACCCGGACCAAGGCGAAGGTGCTCGGATTCACGGCCTCGCCAGCCACCACTGAAGAGGTGGAAGCACGCAACGTTGTGGTCAACGGGCAAGGATTCCCTGATTTTGATCTGGTCCTGCCCGACGGCGGCCCGTCCGTTGAGGTGCGCAGTCGCCTGATCGGTGGCCACCACGTCACCAATCTGTTGGCAGCAGCCGCAGCCGCGTTCGCCGCAGGCATCCCGGCCGCAGACATTGCGTCCTCGCTCAGCTCCCAGTCCGCAGCCAGCCGCTGGCGGATGGAGCGGACTGAACGTGAAGACGGCGTCACCATCATCAACGACGCTTACAACGCCAACCCCGAATCCATGCGGGCTGCCTTGCGTACGCTGGCCGATCTGGGACAAGGCAGAAGGACCTGGGCCGTTCTGGGAGCCATGCTTGAGCTGGGCGAAGACTCCATCCGTGAACACACCGCAGTGGGCACCCAGGTGGTGCGCCTGAACATTTCCAGGCTGGTGGTGGTGGGACGCGCAGCCCGTGCGCTCTACGTCTCAGCCATCCAGGAAGGGTCCTGGGGTGACGAGTGTTCCTTCACCGAGACAGTAGAAGAAGCCTACGAGCTGCTTCAAAATGAACTGGAACCCGGAGACCTGGTGCTCTTCAAGTCCTCCAACGGTGTGGGCCTGAGGCATTTGGGTGATCGGATAGCATTACCTCCACGGGCCGAGCCCACCGGAGAAAACGCGGATGAAGCTGCCGCAAGCGAAGGGAACGAGCTGCTGTGATTGCACTTTTGATCGGCGCCGGCGTCGCCCTACTGGTGGCCCTGATCGGGACACCGCTGTTTATTAAGTTCCTGGTGGCCAAGAGCTACGGACAATTCATCCGGGACGACGGACCGACGTCGCACCACACCAAGCGCGGTACGCCCACCATGGGCGGAACCGTGGTGGTGGCTGCCGTGCTGATCAGTTACTTCGTGACACACCTGATCATGTGGATGATGAATCCGGCCTCGGCCGGCCCCTCGGCATCGGGGCTCCTCCTGCTGTTCCTCATGGTGGGCATGGGTTTTGTTGGTTTCCTTGATGACTTCATCAAGATCTCCAACAAGCGCAGCCTTGGCCTGAACGCACGCGCCAAGCTGATCCTGCAGGCGGCCGTGGGCATCATCTTCGCGGTGCTGGTCCTTCAGTTCCCCAATGAGGACGGCCTGCGCCCCGCATCGACCCAAATCTCCCTGGTCCGCGACATCCCGTGGCTGGACCTCGCTTTCGGCGGCACAGTGGTGGGCGCCATCTTGTTCGTGCTCTGGTCAAACTTGATCATCACCGCAGCCACTAACGGCGTGAACCTTACCGACGGCCTTGACGGGTTGGCTGCCGGAGCGTCCATCATGGTCTTCGGCGCCTACACCATCATGGGGATTTGGCAGAGCAACCAAGCCTGCGGGTCACCCCGGGAAGCCGGCAGCGGGTGCTATCAGGTCCGCGACCCCATGGACCTTGCCATGCTGGCCGCGATACTCAGTGCGGCCCTGGTGGGTTTCCTCTGGTGGAATACCTCACCTGCCAAGATTTTCATGGGTGACACCGGTTCCTTGGCCATTGGCGGTGCCGTTGCGGCGTTCGCCATCCTGTCACGTACCGAACTCCTGCTGGCGTTCATTGGTGGTCTCTTTGTACTCATCACCCTGTCCGTCATCATTCAAGTGGGCTTCTTCAAGCTCAGTGGCGGAAAGCGTGTCTTCAAGATGGCCCCGCTGCAACACCACTTTGAATTGAAGGGCTGGGCGGAAGTCACGGTGGTGGTCCGGTTCTGGATTCTCGCCGGGCTCTTCGTGGCTGCGGGCCTTGGGATTTTCTATGCTGAATGGGTGGTGCTGCTGTGAACGATAGCCCGGAGATGACACCATCGAACGCTGACAGGCTTCACACGCTCACCAGCTGGGATGCTGACTGGGCAGGTCTGCGGGTTGTGGTGACCGGCATAGGTGTGTCCGGCTTCGCGGCTGCAGACACCCTCATCGAACTCGGTGCAAAGGTGGTAGTGGTTGACGCCGCCACCAGCACCAAGGCCTACGCCCAGGCCGACACCCTCAAGATTGTTGGTGCCGAGGATGTGCTGCTGGGGGAGGAGGCCGTGAAGGCCCTCCCGTTGATCGAGGAAAGTTTGCCGGACCTCGTGGTGACGTCTCCCGGTTGGCGCCCCGACCAAGCGCTGCTTGCCGCTGCGAAGCGTAAGCACATCCCGGTCTGGGGCGACGTTGAGCTCGCGTGGCGGCTTAGGGAGAGGGCCGGGCACAAGACCGCGGACTGGCTGACGATTACCGGGACCAACGGCAAGACCACCACGGTGGGTATGGCCGAATCCATGCTGCAGGCAGCCGGGCTCAAAGCTATCGCCGTCGGAAACGTCGGCACACCTATTCTCGACGCTCTCCGGGACCCGGTGGACTACGACGCCTTCGCTGTTGAGCTCTCCAGCTTCCAGCTGCATTGGAGTCACTCTCTGTCTCCTGTGGCAAGTGTTTGCCTGAACGTTGCCGAGGACCATGTTGATTGGCATGGCTCCTACGCCTCTTACCTCGCGGACAAAGCCAAGGTGTATGAGAACACCCAAAAGGCGGCGATATACAACGCCGAACAGATCGAAACCGAACGAATGGTGGAGAACGCCGACGTCGTTGAGGGGTGCCGGGCCATCGGCTTCACCACCAACACGCCTGCCATCAGCATGGTGGGTGTGGTGGATGGTCTGCTTGTTGACCGCGCGTTCATTGCCGAGCGTAAAGACTCTGCGGCGGAACTGGCCGCCATGTCCGATCTCGGTCCTGTTGCACCCCGCCATATGGTGGCCAACGCCCTCGCGGCAGCGGCCCTGGTCCGCGCCTACGGAGTTGATGCGGCAGCCGTGAAACAGGGCATTGCCAACTATCTGCCAGGTGCGCACCGCATCCAGCTCGTGGCCAACAGCAATGACGTCTTGTGGATCAACGACTCGAAGGCAACCAACCCGCACGCGGCCTCCGCCGCACTCTCTGCTTTTCAACGGGTGGTGTGGATTGCCGGCGGCCTGTCCAAGGGGGTCAACTACGACGACCTCGTCAAGGAACACGCGCCCAGGCTCAAAGCCGTGGTCCTCATTGGTACAGACACAGAGGCATTGGAGGGGGCCCTCCAGCGACACGCACCCGATGTCCCCGTTATCACGCCGTCCAAGGGCGACACTGAAGGAGTGCAGACCGCAGCCGGAGACGCCGCTTCGCCA is drawn from Arthrobacter sp. 31Y and contains these coding sequences:
- a CDS encoding UDP-N-acetylmuramoyl-L-alanyl-D-glutamate--2,6-diaminopimelate ligase gives rise to the protein MSEHNEAATNATTPDAGQTGFRPASVAAVPLATIAETLGVAVPDAGQDRGVTGITLNSRAVEAGDLYMALPGASRHGADFVPQAIEAGAVAVVTDDDGARQLALAGEQPVPVLIVAEPRTAVGRLAALIYRSQPADGGFPTLYGVTGTNGKTTTTYFINSLLSALGKKPGLIGTIEILAGGQPIPSLLTTPESTDVHALLALMRERGLDAASMEVSSHAISFHRVDGVMFDVAGFTNLTQDHLDLHGSMDEYFRTKAELFTAGRARHAVVTVDDEWGRKLAGTADIPVTTLATKPLDAGSPDADWRVASTAARGLGTEFELSHADGRTLRVHTGLPGGFNVANAALATLMVLASGVDDMTLQAALETHDPFTVAVPGRMQLVSAEPASVVDFAHNPDALSRALEAVRSPKEGSRVIVVFGATGQRDQGKRPTMGAIAARLADVVIISDDDPHDEDAAAIRAEVLQGAYDARDSEKLNSEIIESYPRDAAIRLAVEMATSDDTILIAGRGHEVWQEVKGVNLALDDRVELRAALTSKGFSVSTDQRIES
- the dinB gene encoding DNA polymerase IV; protein product: MRQEAFGGAQSAGSKPPRSAGDALREMRRTSILHVDMDAFFVSVELRSRPELRGKPVIVGFPAERSVVLSASYEARATGVKSAMPMSIAMRRCPSAVIINPRHKEYYEVSARLMEIFASITDLVEPLSVDEAFLDVSGAIRRLGSPMDIGHLIRRRVQSELGITASVGIASTKFVAKIASTRCKPDGILQIDAEDSVPYLHSLPVGALWGVGGKTAEVLSRLGIRTVADVAATPLASLKKVLGASGEHVHRLSMGIDPRPVTPARLEKSIGAEETFSIDTGDQALLLRELLRLSHRTAIRLRSSGMLARTVALKLRYSDFSTVTRSRTVQTPVDSAQLIYQVAVQLLESLGNRSMSVRLVGVRAEQLEPAGQTSLQLSLDRRDDNWRAAEQALDRVSERFGSKTLLPARLLEPGKPATDT
- the rsmH gene encoding 16S rRNA (cytosine(1402)-N(4))-methyltransferase RsmH: MSAIEERGGSVEEQDAAKPTSERHVPVLKDRCINLLAPGFEAARKRGETPVAIDATLGMGGHSEAMLQRFPDLHLVGIDRDEEALALAGARLEPFSDRTDLVHAVYDEIEDVLLDLGIPEVHGILMDLGVSSLQLDERERGFAYSYDAPLDMRMDTSRGQTAADVVNNYTEDELVRIIRKWGEEKFAGRIANRIVNARTEKPFATTGELVEQIRSVVPAAAAKSGGHPAKRTFQALRIEVNEELDVLERAVPAAVAATAMGGRIVVMSYHSLEDKIVKSVFQSGSKSSAPLGFPVELEEHKPELKTITKGTEVPTAAEIAENPRAASARLRAVERIKPRRDA
- a CDS encoding UDP-N-acetylmuramoyl-tripeptide--D-alanyl-D-alanine ligase; the encoded protein is MIALTAAEIADITHGRLTGDPDVVPTSVVTDSREATPGSMYVAKPGEHADGHDFVDAAFERGAVLVLAEREVADADGRPYPAVVVEDAVLAMGALAAESVSRIRAERKSRGEDFTVIGITGSAGKTTTKDLLAGVLSTAGATVAPQGSYNGEVGVPLTVFAADAGTRFLVIEMGATGLGHIKYLAEMVKPDIGVVLVVGTAHAGEFGGVENIAKTKGELVEALSEHGTAVINLDDGRVAAMRTRTKAKVLGFTASPATTEEVEARNVVVNGQGFPDFDLVLPDGGPSVEVRSRLIGGHHVTNLLAAAAAAFAAGIPAADIASSLSSQSAASRWRMERTEREDGVTIINDAYNANPESMRAALRTLADLGQGRRTWAVLGAMLELGEDSIREHTAVGTQVVRLNISRLVVVGRAARALYVSAIQEGSWGDECSFTETVEEAYELLQNELEPGDLVLFKSSNGVGLRHLGDRIALPPRAEPTGENADEAAASEGNELL
- the mraY gene encoding phospho-N-acetylmuramoyl-pentapeptide-transferase; this encodes MIALLIGAGVALLVALIGTPLFIKFLVAKSYGQFIRDDGPTSHHTKRGTPTMGGTVVVAAVLISYFVTHLIMWMMNPASAGPSASGLLLLFLMVGMGFVGFLDDFIKISNKRSLGLNARAKLILQAAVGIIFAVLVLQFPNEDGLRPASTQISLVRDIPWLDLAFGGTVVGAILFVLWSNLIITAATNGVNLTDGLDGLAAGASIMVFGAYTIMGIWQSNQACGSPREAGSGCYQVRDPMDLAMLAAILSAALVGFLWWNTSPAKIFMGDTGSLAIGGAVAAFAILSRTELLLAFIGGLFVLITLSVIIQVGFFKLSGGKRVFKMAPLQHHFELKGWAEVTVVVRFWILAGLFVAAGLGIFYAEWVVLL
- a CDS encoding peptidoglycan D,D-transpeptidase FtsI family protein, with translation MAKNPGTSTKTKTPAARKRLRVGLGIMLTLLLVVGGKLFMVQGLDMGGMAEAALASRLTPQILPAERGQIVDANGTVLASSVIRYNIVVDQTVNTSTETFHRFNEKTEKLDEITRDQGIADLAGLLGADVSTIRESLTGEKQYFVVAKDVKPELEDRISKLYIPGLSAEGVSKRVYPNGSVAGGVVGFLKDGTSGQAGIEQTQDEILRGVEGKRVFEIGADGLRIPVATDELTPAVDGSDVKLTLNTDIQYFAQQAIQSQVNKMNAEWGSIVVIDTKTGNLIALADTNSPDPNDPGKVDAKDRGVRSVTAAYEPGSVQKMITAAAVIEEGKSFPLDHFTIPTAYTIDGQTFTDAFEHGTEERTLAGILGWSMNTGTVMAGSRLTKEQRYDWLKKFGIGEQTDIGLPAEATGILAKPEQWDDRQQYTVLFGQGVSQSTLQTVRAFQSIANDGVMLQPRLIDSYITPEGEEQKVPAKDSREVVSKETAQQVRDILESAVTEGQIKDAAIDGYRVGAKTGTSQAPREDGLPGFDGFTASMVGMAPMDDPRFIVEVVLQRPKGNIYGVTNGPVFRSVMSQVLRTYNVAPSTGTPARLPQFVK
- the mraZ gene encoding division/cell wall cluster transcriptional repressor MraZ, producing MFLGTHSPRLDEKGRIILPAKFREELADGLVLTRGQERCIYVFSQKEFERIHESMREAPLSSKQARDYIRVFLSGASDEVPDKQGRVTIPPALRTYAGLGRELAVIGAGTRAEIWDAEAWNEYLNEKEAAFSETDDDNLPGFI
- a CDS encoding DUF3040 domain-containing protein, with the protein product MPLSEHEQKLLEQLEKQLHEDDPKFANTMGSDPIRSWSTRHVIIGVLGAIAGILLLLVGVSLQAIPVGVLGFVVMGAGVYFATLRGAAFGKANKGKPGKSKPKSSFMSSLEERWDERRRDDH